A stretch of the Argentina anserina chromosome 6, drPotAnse1.1, whole genome shotgun sequence genome encodes the following:
- the LOC126799746 gene encoding zinc finger CCCH domain-containing protein 3 — translation MPLGKYDCEYCNKQFQDTPYARKRHLQSLQHLRAKAQWFDSFKDPNDAYAQSFGRGVCNRFVKTGFCQYGDACKYFHPKNSQQNTFGASGVTDDNQSSTFQGNSMVAGSSLPDVVVRDNMGMSWGNLPPSLMPPPEGGYPSIPFVDWG, via the exons ATGCCGTTGGGGAAATACGATTGCGAATACTGCAACAAACAATTCCAAGACACTCCGTACGCTCGCAAACGCCATCTTCAGAGCCTCCAACACCTTCGAGCCAAAGCTCAATGGTTCGACTCCTTCAAAG ATCCTAATGATGCTTATGCACAAAGCTTTGGAAGAGGGGTCTGCAACCGCTTTGTCAAAACG GGATTCTGTCAATATGGGGATGCTTGCAAGTATTTCCACCCCAAGAACAGTCAGCAGAATACATTTGGGGCTTCAG GCGTAACTGATGATAACCAATCTTCAACTTTCCAAGGGAATTCAATGGTTGCAGGCAGCTCTTTGCCAG ATGTGGTGGTGAGAGATAACATGGGAATGTCATGGGGAAATCTGCCTCCATCGCTAATGCCTCCTCCAGAGGGTGGATATCCTTCTATTCCATTTGTGGACTGGGGATGA
- the LOC126799736 gene encoding shaggy-related protein kinase alpha: protein MASVGVAPTSSLREPSGHAAGVDKLPEEMNDMKIRDDKEMEATVTVVDGNGTETGHIIVTTIGGRNGQPKQTISYMAERVVGHGSFGVVFQAKCLETGETVAIKKVLQDKRYKNRELQTMRLLDHPNVVSLKHCFFSTTEKDELYLNLVLEYVPETVHRVIKHYNKLNQRMPLIYVKLYTYQIFRALSYIHCCIGVCHRDIKPQNLLVNPHTHQVKLCDFGSAKVLVKGEPNISYICSRYYRAPELIFGATEYTTAIDVWSVGCVLAELLLGQPLFPGESGVDQLVEIIKVLGTPTREEIKCMNPNYTEFKFPQIKAHPWHKIFHKRMPPEAVDLVSRLLQYSPNLRCTALDALTHPFFDELRDLNTRLPNGRFLPPLFNFKSHELKGVPAEILMKLVPEHARKQVPFMASD from the exons ATGGCTTCTGTGGGTGTGGCACCTACATCAAGTTTGAGAGAACCGAGTGGTCATGCTGCTGGTGTGGATAAGTTGCCCGAGGAGATGAATGACATGAAAATTAGGGATGACAAG GAAATGGAAGCTACTGTTACTGTGGTCGATGGTAATGGAACAGAGACGGGCCATATAATTGTGACAACCATTGGTGGTAGAAATGGTCAGCCAAAGCAG ACAATTAGTTACATGGCAGAGCGTGTTGTTGGGCATGGATCATTTGGAGTTGTATTCCAA GCAAAGTGCTTAGAGACTGGTGAAACTGTTGCTATTAAGAAGGTTCTACAAGACAAGAGGTACAAGAACCGTGAGCTGCAAACCATGCGTCTCCTTGACCACCCAAATGTTGTATCTTTGAAGCATTGCTTCTTTTCAACAACTGAAAAGGATGAACTTTATCTCAACCTGGTACTTGAGTATGTTCCTGAAACAGTTCATCGGGTGATTAAACACTACAACAAGTTGAACCAACGGATGCCTCTCATATATGTCAAACTCTACACGTACCAG ATCTTTAGAGCATTATCGTACATTCACTGCTGCATTGGAGTATGCCATCGGGACATTAAGCCTCAAAACCTCTTG GTGAATCCACATACCCATCAAGTAAAGTTGTGTGACTTTGGAAGTGCAAAAGTTTTG GTAAAAGGAGAGCCAAATATATCTTACATCTGCTCTAGATATTATAGAGCACCTGAACTCATATTTGGAGCAACTGAGTACACTACAGCTATTGATGTCTGGTCTGTTGGGTGTGTTCTGGCTGAGCTATTGCTTGGACAG CCTCTGTTTCCTGGTGAGAGTGGAGTCGACCAGCTTGTTGAGATTATCAAG GTATTGGGCACTCCAACAAGGGAGGAAATCAAATGCATGAACCCTAACTATACAGAGTTCAAGTTCCCTCAAATTAAAGCTCACCCATGGCACAAG ATTTTCCACAAGCGTATGCCACCAGAAGCTGTTGACCTGGTTTCAAGACTATTGCAATACTCTCCCAACTTGCGGTGCACTGCT CTGGATGCCTTGACCCACCCCTTTTTCGATGAACTACGTGACCTGAACACCCGCCTGCCAAATGGACGTTTCCTTCCACCtttgtttaattttaaatCTCACG AATTGAAGGGGGTCCCTGCGGAGATCCTGATGAAATTGGTCCCAGAGCATGCAAGGAAGCAAGTCCCGTTCATGGCGTCTGATTAG
- the LOC126799727 gene encoding putative RNA polymerase II subunit B1 CTD phosphatase RPAP2 homolog codes for MENHRPQNPSKAVNDAVYKLQLALLDGVKTLDRLYLAASIISRSDYTDVVTERSIAGLCGYPLCPNPLPPSDAASGHRKGHYRISLREHKVYDLRETKLYCSSKCLIDSKAFGQSLSEERCEVLDMGKVERVLRQFGEKDEEEKKEIGDLGMSELKIEEKSVSYSGGFEEFGPSNAIEGYVPKKDRVSKASGSKKSKQGSKGKDAKKPSGDGKQLIINDMDFMSTLLACDEYTVSKLPPAVAESSVDTEMNKSKGKIGENLESGYSVLETSTGVDVGDLGMSRLKIEEVEESSGGKGEKSSEGTLRSSLKHLGKRKLNRSVTWADERIDGTGRGNLCEVRGMLDGIEYPGEFGSMHKPSTSSEAGSSCSWVDKTIDSTKSENICEVRKLQDAKEVPEALGSSVSLHNEWFESAEACAAALSQAAEAVSIGESDTNDAVSKAGIIILPQPDGMDEEEFIVDGVDEEDSLEDDLDEEESTDDGDILEPEHALSKWPTKPESSQYDLFNPEDSWFDAPPDGFNLTLSHFATMWNALFTWITSSTLAYIFGKDDSSREEFLYVNGRSYPHKIVLADGRSSEIKLTVGGSLSRALPEIVAELGLSVPSLEKGMGFMLNTMSFIEAIPAFRMKQWQVIALLFIEGLSVCRIPALTPRMTNRRVLIQKVLDGARISAEEYEIMKDFLIPLGRAPQFSSQNGA; via the exons ATGGAAAACCACAGACCGCAAAACCCATCCAAGGCAGTAAACGACGCGGTCTACAAGCTCCAACTCGCGCTCCTCGACGGCGTCAAAACCCTAGACCGCCTCTACCTCGCCGCCTCCATCATCTCCCGCTCCGACTACACCGACGTCGTCACCGAGCGCTCCATCGCCGGCCTCTGCGGCTACCCTCTCTGCCCCAACCCCCTACCTCCTTCCGACGCCGCCTCCGGCCACCGCAAAGGCCACTACCGCATCTCGCTCAGGGAGCACAAGGTCTACGACCTACGGGAGACGAAGCTTTACTGCTCCTCCAAGTGCTTGATCGACAGCAAGgcgtttgggcagagcttgaGCGAGGAGAGGTGTGAGGTTTTGGACATGGGAAAAGTGGAAAGGGTGTTGAGGCAATTTGGGGAGAAGGATGAggaagagaagaaggagaTTGGGGATTTGGGGATGTCTGAGTTGAAGATTGAAGAGAAGAGCGTGAGTTATAGTGGGGGATTCGAGGAGTTTGGTCCTTCGAATGCGATTGAGGGGTATGTGCCGAAGAAGGATAGGGTTTCGAAGGCTTCGGGGTCGAAAAAGAGCAAGCAAG GGTCGAAAGGGAAGGATGCGAAGAAGCCGAGTGGCGATGGGAAGCAATTGATAATAAATGATATGGACTTCATGAGTACATTACTAGCTTGTGATGAGTATACTGTGTCGAAATTGCCACCGGCTGTGGCCGAGAGTAGTGTTGATACTGAGATGAATAAATCGAAAGGAAAAATTGGTGAGAACTTAGAGAGTGGGTATAGTGTGTTGGAGACCTCGACTGGGGTGGATGTTGGGGATTTAGGTATGTCCAGGTTGAAGATTGAAGAGGTGGAGGAGTCCTCTGGTGGGAAGGGAGAGAAGTCGAGTGAGGGTACGCTGAGGTCTTCTCTTAAACATTTGGGGAAAAGGAAACTTAATCGCTCTGTTACTTGGGCTGACGAGAGGATTGATGGTACCGGGAGGGGAAATCTTTGTGAGGTGAGAGGTATGTTGGATGGAATAGAATATCCTGGTGAATTTGGCAGCATGCACAAACCTTCTACATCAAGTGAAGCCGGTTCCTCTTGTAGTTGGGTTGATAAAACGATTGATAGTACTAAGAGTGAAAATATTTGTGAGGTTAGAAAATTGCAAGATGCAAAAGAGGTTCCTGAGGCATTAGGCAGTTCAGTCTCACTACATAATGAGTGGTTTGAGTCAGCAGAAGCCTGTGCTGCAGCATTAAGTCAGGCAGCTGAAGCTGTTTCTATCGGGGAATCTGATACTAATGATGCTG TGTCAAAAGCCGGAATTATTATATTGCCACAACCAGATGGTATGGATGAAGAAGAGTTCATAGTAGATGGTGTGGATGAAGAAGATTCCTTAGAGGATGATCTGGATGAAGAAGAGTCTACAGATGATGGTGACATACTTGAACCAGAACATGCTCTTTCAAAGTGGCCAACAAAGCCCGAAAGTTCACAGTATGATTTATTTAACCCTGAGGATTCTTGGTTTGATGCTCCACCAGATGGTTTCAATTTAACG TTATCTCATTTTGCAACAATGTGGAATGCACTCTTTACATGGATAACTTCATCTACATTGGCTTATATATTTGGCAAGGATGATAGTTCCCGTGAAGAGTTTCTATACGTCAATGGAAGAAGTTATCCACATAAGATTGTGTTGGCAGATGGTCGGTCTTCAGAAATCAAGCTAACTGTGGGTGGATCTCTTTCTCGGGCTCTACCAGAAATTGTTGCTGAACTAGGCTTATCAGTACCTAGTTTAGAGAAAGGAATG GGCTTCATGTTGAATACAATGTCGTTTATTGAGGCGATACCAGCATTCAGAATGAAACAGTGGCAAGTGATTGCTCTTCTTTTCATTGAGGGTCTCTCTGTTTGTCGGATCCCAGCTCTTACACCTCGCATGACAAACAGAAGGGTACTGATACAGAAG GTGCTGGATGGTGCTCGTATAAGTGCAGAAGAGTATGAGATCATGAAGGATTTCCTGATACCCCTTGGCCGAGCCCCCCAATTCTCATCTCAAAATGGTGCTTAA